From Myxococcota bacterium, one genomic window encodes:
- the mutM gene encoding bifunctional DNA-formamidopyrimidine glycosylase/DNA-(apurinic or apyrimidinic site) lyase, translating to MPEGPEVETIRRDIESLICGRQIVDIRLSGKALRTPISLKSLKPLIGQTIQAANRHGKLLWLEINETTGVFFRLGMTGRIHIHEQNHPGEAHTHVTLRFDNNEELRFIDPRRFGSVVPYFSIEEKKAEFAKMGPDPLAWGSKPPAEVAQKMCESARLLKVLLMDQKLIAGVGNIYASEALFLAELSPFKRGDQITIKQATRLLQCCRKAMQTAVDQRGTTFMSYVDGFGRKGDNQSRLFVFSRAGKPCKKCQTPIKKSIQAGRSTFYCQSCQK from the coding sequence ATGCCCGAAGGACCTGAAGTCGAAACCATCCGTCGCGATATCGAATCGCTAATTTGCGGCCGTCAAATCGTCGATATTCGCCTGAGTGGCAAAGCTTTGCGAACGCCCATATCCCTTAAAAGCTTAAAACCACTTATTGGCCAAACCATTCAGGCAGCCAATCGGCATGGAAAGCTTTTATGGTTGGAGATTAATGAAACCACCGGCGTTTTCTTCCGCTTAGGCATGACGGGCCGCATTCATATACACGAACAAAATCATCCGGGCGAAGCTCATACTCACGTTACGCTGCGATTTGATAATAACGAAGAGCTTAGGTTTATCGACCCCAGGCGATTTGGCTCTGTGGTTCCTTATTTTTCAATCGAAGAAAAAAAAGCCGAATTTGCCAAAATGGGGCCCGACCCGCTCGCGTGGGGTAGCAAGCCTCCGGCCGAAGTCGCACAGAAAATGTGCGAAAGCGCACGCCTGTTAAAAGTTTTGCTGATGGACCAAAAGCTGATTGCTGGCGTAGGCAACATCTATGCCAGCGAAGCTCTATTTTTAGCCGAGCTTTCCCCTTTTAAACGGGGCGATCAAATCACCATCAAACAAGCAACCCGTCTCTTGCAATGCTGCAGGAAAGCTATGCAAACCGCTGTAGATCAAAGAGGGACGACTTTTATGTCCTACGTGGACGGCTTTGGGCGAAAAGGTGATAACCAAAGCAGGCTGTTTGTATTTTCCAGAGCAGGAAAACCTTGTAAAAAATGCCAAACACCTATTAAGAAGTCCATCCAAGCGGGTCGGAGCACTTTTTACTGCCAAAGCTGCCAGAAATAG